The DNA window TGGCATCTGCTCTGCCTTGTCCTGCAGCCCGGCCTCTCTTGCATTGCCGTATTTTTGGTGTTTTCCTTGGGCCTTCGGTGATGCTCCGTGGGCCGTCCGTGTTttttctgttctctgtgtgtgtgattttataGTGTTATTGTCCGGGCGCGTGCTCTCCCCTTATGTGGGCGCTGCCCCCCCTCCGCCTCGTTGGCCTGTTGGTTTGTGGCGGTGGTTCGGAGTTCCTGcattgttttgtgctgctgctcgTCACGCGGTTGTTGGCTCCCGTTGCGCCGGTTTGCGGGTGTTGGCGTGGTGGGTGCCCGCTTCGTTTCGCCCTGGCCCAGTCTGGCTTTTGGGTCTGGGGTCCTTCCGCTGTGGCCCGTGTGCCTGGCCTCTTGTCGCCGTGTGTCCTTTCGTCTCTTCGTTAGTGCTTGGCCCCCGTGGCTTTTCCGCTTTGGTCGTTGTTGATGCCTTCTTCCGGTCGTCGCACCCCTCGTTTGCCGTCCCCTTTCCCCTGCGCATCTCTGAGCGGTGCCGGTGGCTCCTTTTGCTGGCCTGCGGCCTCCCGCTCGTCGCCTCCCCGTGGGCGTTGGCGTCGGCTGTCGCTGGCCTTTCTTTCGTCGTGTGCTGGCGCCGGTGCTCCAGTTCTGCCTTCTCGGGCCCCTCCGACCGGCTGCGTCCTTCCCATCGCTGTGCTGCCGCGCCTTCCGTCTCTGCCTGTTGGGCTGGCCCAGTGCGGTCCGGCGGCGCCCCTTCCGCAGGTGCGGACTGGCTCAGGGTCTTGGTCGCCCTGCCGCGCCCTCCCTTCTGTTGCTCCCTGCTCTTCTTTTCCTGGGTCCCCCCTGCGCCCTGCTgcctctttgttttgttttgtttgtgggtcGGCGCCCTGGGCGCGcgcccttctcctcccttccgcCCGCACTCGGCTGTGTGTCTGGTCTTCCGGCCGCTGCGCCTCTCTGTGGTCTCTTGGTTGGCGTCGAGCGCTGCCCGTCGGGGCTGTCTGCCGCCGGCTCGCGTCTCTTCCCCTCGGGCTCGTGGCCCTCCTTAGCCCTTTTCCTGCTCTGGCTCCTCCGGTCACCTGCTGCGTGTCCCTGGCTTTCTTTCTTGCCTTCTTGCCTCTGCTGTGCTCTCTCCGTTGGGTCTCCTGGTGCGTCGTTTTTCCAGTGTTTTGGCCTTCATTTGCCTGATTGATCTTTTTCTTCTGCGGCTCCCGGCCCgcttctgttgttgtttgttttcgcGGCTCCTTCCGGCTTTCCCTTCTCTGTCGTCGTGTTGTTTTTTTCCATACTGGTGACCTTCGTCGCAGTAGGGCTGGCTCGCCCGGGCATCCCTACGCTTCTTTCTATTCTCCGTCTCTTCGGGTGTCGTCTGTTTGCCCCTCTGCTTCTCCTTGTCTCCGCTTTGATCTGTGCTTTTTCTTGCATCGTTGCTCGCCTCTTGGGCCGGTCGGTTCCGTCCTCGCCTGCCCTGTGCCCGCTTTCCGCTTACGCCGCGCTGCCCTGTGTTGGCGGGCATTGTCCTCTGCGCCGCGTCGGGTGGCGGTGCTGCTTCCGTTGCGGCCCTCCTCCGGCGCTGCTGggctgttatgttcagctcatagtgtctcctgttactgtcctcccttccactg is part of the Salvelinus sp. IW2-2015 unplaced genomic scaffold, ASM291031v2 Un_scaffold2430, whole genome shotgun sequence genome and encodes:
- the LOC139025256 gene encoding ribosome-binding protein 1-like, whose protein sequence is MPANTGQRGVSGKRAQGRRGRNRPAQEASNDARKSTDQSGDKEKQRGKQTTPEETENRKKRRDARASQPYCDEGHQYGKKQHDDREGKAGRSRENKQQQKRAGSRRRKRSIRQMKAKTLEKRRTRRPNGESTAEARRQPRRAALDANQETTERRSGRKTRHTAECGRKGGEGRAPRAPTHKQNKTKRQQGAGGTQEKKSREQQKGGRGRATKTLSQSAPAEGAPPDRTGPAQQAETEGAAAQRWEGRSRSEGPEKAELEHRRQHTTKERPATADANAHGEATSGRPQASKRSHRHRSEMRRGKGTANEGCDDRKKASTTTKAEKPRGPSTNEETKGHTATRGQAHGPQRKDPRPKSQTGPGRNEAGTHHANTRKPAQREPTTA